One window of the Cryptomeria japonica chromosome 7, Sugi_1.0, whole genome shotgun sequence genome contains the following:
- the LOC131078247 gene encoding common plant regulatory factor 1-like — MFYAVTNGQFKRIWNLCAILILICLNQAECEELTAKVDLSSAENMALRNELTHVEEERKKLASSNGLLREQLRNQLGESALAEIDKMSSTKTESHFIQTESKEHFQVASKLSNSNSSQRNEQREVEVHETTGKTHLALEANAHSDTLAVG; from the exons ATGTTTTATGCAGTAACTAATGGGCAGTTTAAGAGGATTTGGAATCTATGTGCTATTCTAATATTGATTTGTCTGAATCAGGCCGAATGTGAAGAATTGACAGCAAAAGTTGATCTATCATCTGCGGAAAACATGGCATTGAGAAACGAATTGACCCATGTGGAAGAGGAAAGGAAAAAGCTTGCTTCAAGCAATGGATTGTTACGG GAGCAGCTGAGGAATCAGCTAGGAGAAAGTGCACTAGCAGAAATAGATAAAATGTCTTCTACAAAGACAGAATCACACTTCATTCAAACAGAAAGTAAAGAGCACTTTCAAGTTGCATCAAAATTGTCCAACTCAAATTCTAGCCAAAGAAATGAGCAGAGGGAAGTTGAGGTCCATGAAACTACCGGTAAAACGCATTTGGCATTGGAAGCAAATGCTCATTCTGACACACTGGCTGTGGGTTGA